taatgaattaagagaaaaaataaaaccactgtaaaggttttcaaactgcCAAacgactgtaactttcaaacttcatattatgaggaaaatgttttgtgtaggtgaaataaattaagaaacaaaataaaacaactataaacgTGTTTAAACGTaaacgtgaaataattagcaagtaatagctaaattaggtcTGTTTTGCAATTAACGGTAAAattgattacaataaaagatgatttggtagtGGTTCCATTAATACaaactaagaaaacaaaataaaatcctgaatatgttgaattaataataacaattcttggaTAAGAGCGTTtctgtataaaaaaagttactgttccaccagactCTATCCATCAATACTCTGCATAAGACAATAcgggtacctctcgataccagcacaaatgtaaaaatgagatatcgtactgtctttgtctggtactttgtctcaTCGAACAAAGAGAGAATGTTGAGGCTATTTCTattcgagataatacaattgtccgcgtaaaaaatattagcctttaccgatttagcaatcAAACCTTACGTAAAACCCGAATTAGAAGCGTATTGGCACATTTAAAATTGAAGAGGcctatttaaaaattacaaattaaaaaataagcaTTGGtagcaaaaattagtttttgaacaatttaaaaaaataacaaatgcagaAAGTAACATTAGTGCACGTAATCAAAAGTGCACGTTCAGTGTGTGcgtacagtatacagtacatgatAGGAGCAAGCGATGCTAAGggctgtatagctcagtggttaaatgtaTAGTTTGAGACTTGTGGTTGTaatctccatgagttcaaaGCCAGCTCGCTGCGAgcttttcatttaaattttaatagcaataactggacaggcagacatctaAACTGATGGAGACAAactttgaggtttatatataattatggaagttatatataatatattagtcTATAATTATagtctatataattatatagacaattattttataattctattataaaattataaagacAGTTctctatataatttatataaatataattatagtctataattatcaaaattattatagaaataataacagtaacatattgcccatcatcgatgttgttagtgtcactataacacttcaatagtcatctaaacttataattaaatattgtaaaaatctcctaagaatcgttagaaaaaatactatcgtcattttctttactttcactgctttggacatcagttagaataccaaagtactcaaaagtttccaaaatgtcagttactttgaaatcggcaaaaaagaaacgatttctgtacttctacgttaattacagaaaccttcggcaattcaacaatgctatagactggtaaaatgtgcacgttattttttcgtgaaatgcgcacgacttaatggttctattctctgtcgctcggcatttcgtCTGCCGGtcctaattttgataaaagtaaggcttggccagttttaatcaCGATTTTCGACCAAATTAAtgtgtctatttatgtataatccgataagataggtaagttttaagagactgtcgacaatttacaaagacttggtaacatatttaaataggcttatatgtgttttgtatcgttattatacttaaacgactctacaaaacaatggttgaatttgttgatgagatttcgaaacaagggtttgcgacgttgttgatgaataattttcgtaagttgtgtgcacatgcatttatcataaaaacgcTCAAAcgttcgctccgctcgtttggtcgtgggataaattcGTCTACAGAATTTGCATAAACCACTTTCTTGCATTATTGCGAATGTATtactcatagatatagtaaaccctatatctatatctatggtttactatatctatggtattaCTTAATGATACACTCTAGTTCATTTTTAAAGTGAGTTTGTGAAAGGAATTGAATTATTTTACTCTGATCATTACATCCagtatttgtattaaaattataGAAGAATTTCTGAAGTATTTACTGAAAGTTACTTATAATCTGATCACCAACTTTTAAAGCTGCTAGTGTAGTAAATTCAAAACTATGAAGAATGTAGACAATGGTGCAAGTTGATTGGATGTATCAAGAACCAATTGATTACTCAAGATGGTATTGAGATAACATCCAAGAGGGCCGATTTGTGTTCCATTTTTGGAAAAAAGTGCAAAACTTAAAAATCTTAAAAACCTATGATGTATGGATTTTAGATTCTTTAACAtcaaaaagacattttttcaaATAAGATATAAAAAGCGCACATCAACTTGGTGACTCGTCAAAGTCAGTTTATCAGTTCAGACAGAAACTTCTACTACCTTGGTGGTAGTAGAAGGTAGTTTTATAATAACTGAACAACATCTAACTTGAAAGAACAactatatttttgtataactgGCGAAACATTTTATAGTTATAAACTTTATTTTCAATCTACTTAAATTTTTATGCTAAAATACTGATAAAGATGAACCAATAAAAAGGAACTCTTGTCAGTTTTCAGTTCTAGCCCCCATTTAGGGATGCCAAATATAGAAGGTATAATTCTAGCAAGCAGTAGCTGTTGCCAGTTTACTCAATGTTAGTAAACAGTGCCAGTAGCCAGTGATAGAGCTAGTACCATTACTGAGTGGAGTGACAGTATCAGGTGGTAGCAGCCAGTATCAGTGCATAGTCTCCAGTGACTATGCCCATGCAAGTGTCCAGTGTTGACATCACTGGGTTAGTAATCAGAACCAGCTTTTCAGGGCTACCTGCCAAAACATGTCAAGGGTATCAGTAATCAGAAATAGATTAACCACTGCAACACATTGTCAACTTACTAGGCTTACTTGAGATGTTACACAGTGACTGatggtgaaaaatgtaatatgcGACTTTATGTACGCAGTCCTACGTTTTTAGCTTCTACCTGAAGGCACCAAGCAAGTGCTTGCTTCCTTACTATTTGACGTATTTgtatttggttttttattaaGAGTAGTTAAGAGCTTTCCTTTGTAACATGTTATTGATAGTACCTGCATCTGTTTTTATGATTAAACTGATTTCTCATTTTATTGCCTTACTTCACATGAACCTATTATTCATGTCCCTGTCTTGTTAATTTACACCTTTTCCATTAGCATCTGGTTCCGTAGCAAATACCTGGCATGTATTTGGCTAATAATTTTCCAGGATAATAACTAACCCGGACTCACTTAAAGAGGCATGCAGGATCTTTCAAGCAAGTGAGAGGTACCAACTAGTGGAGGACATTAAAGGATGGCACAGTGCAAACACTTGTAGACATCTGTGGATTCAGTACTGCCTTTTTACGtctgagttgtctgctcttactGCTATCTTTAAATATCTTTGAAATTTTGCAACTGTGCTATCAACAAGAGAGTATATGGTTAAACATGAATGAataatattcaaaaaataataagaaaactttaaataataatatcatCTGCATCCAAAGCAAGAAAACAATTTACACCTATTTTTATTGCGAACTTTTGGCGTTTTTCCACCCaaatgtttatcagaagatatAGTCGTTACAGGTGCTGATGTGGTTTTCACTTTTTGTTCTCTTTTGTTAGAGGAAGTGGATGAGTCATTAATGGTGCCATGTACCGCGCTGCTGGAAATATGGGTGTGGCTTGCAGGTATTGGAGAGTCAATGTTTCTTTCTTTGACTAaattttcaactacaaaatagaGGAtgttagttatataataaataatctgTTTATTGAAGAAAAGCAAACCTGTATTACACTCTTTGTCTATAATTATTTCTGTGGTCCTTCATTAACCACTTATTGTAAATTCCTTATACTCCAATACTATACTCCATAACTCTACTCTACTAATAGGTACTACAATACATTGTATTGATCAGGTAACATAGACCTATAAACTATGCTATTAAAGGTACAGTTAATTATTAACTATACCTTTAATAGTAtaattaataggtctatgttctGGTAATGAGTCCACCCTAAAAGTACTTAATTATGTTCTTGCTAtttgtattgtttattattattgtatactaTTGAATGTTTTCCTATTTCCTATTATTGAATGGTATTTCCtcaccatctttcctatcggcTCTACTGATTAATTTCtcaattaataatattgtagcTCGTTCTGCGAGTTCATTGCAAACAGGTATTTTTATGGGCTCCTAAGTCCAGTTTGAATACATAGTAAGACAAATCTCGCAGCTTGAATAAATAGCTAGTAAAAACCAACCTTCCACCTCACAGCTGACCTTTTCTTCAATTATTGTAGAAAGAGTAGGAAGAAACTTTAATGCTCGACAACGTTTCTTCCCAAATATCCCAGTGGCATTTTCGACAGCTCTTTTAAACTCAAGTATCTCATCTGTCTCTACATCTTGCTTCCGGCAGCTATGTTGCTTTTCAATCGGCTCATGACAAATATCTCCCTTTCCATTTTTCTTACAGCAGTATTCTGTAATATCCGCGATATCCTGTTTATGGCAGTCTTCGTTCTTTTCTAGTTCATGACAACCATCTCTTCCAATTTGCTTATGGTAGCCATCTTTCTTTGCATTGAGGTTTCGACAACTATCTTGTTCTTTTTCCTGTTCATGATAGTCATCTCCCTTTAAATCTTTTGTATGGCAGCCATCTTTTTTTCCATTTAGCTCACGAGAACTAGCTTCCTTATCTGCTTGCTTATGGCAGTCATATTTCTCTTTCACTACCTCATGACAACCATCTCCATCCTCCATATGGCAATCGCTTTTTTCTATATCTTCCCTATCGTAGCCATCTTTCTTTCCTATTATGTTTGGAGAATCATCTCCCTCTCCCTTTTCTCCATGACAATCAGCTCCCTCTTCCTTCTTATGGCAGTCAAGTTTCGCTTTCGCTACCTCATGATAACCATCTCCATCCTCCATATGCCTGTCACTTTTCTTTATATCATCTCTATCGTAGCCATCTTTCTTTCCTATTATTATTTGAGAATCATCTCCCTCTTCCTTCTTTTCGCGACAACCAGCTCCCTCTTTTTCCTTATGGCAGTCATATTTCTCTTTCACTGCCTCATGACAACCATCTCCATCCTCCACATGGCAGTCAATTTCTTCTAAATCCTTATCATAGTTATCTTTCTTTCCTGTTCTTTTTTGAGAACCATCTCCCTCTTCCTTCTTTTCATGACAACCATCTCCTTCTTTTTTATGGCAGTCATATTTCTTTTTCACTACCTCATGACAACCATTTCCATCCTCCGTATGGCAGTCACTTTTTTCTATATCTTCCCTATCGTAGCCATCTTTCTTTCCTATTGTTATTTGAGAATCATCTCCCTCTTCTTTCTTTTCATGACAACCAACTCCCTCTTCCTTAAGGCAGTCATATTTCTCTTTCACTGCCTCATGACAAACATCTCCATCCTCCATATGGCAATCCCTTTTTTCTATATCTTGTTTATCATAGCCATCTTTCTTTCCTATTATGTTCGGAGAACTATCTCCCTCTCCCTTCTCTCCATGACAACCAACTCCCTCTTCTTTCTTATGGCAGTCATATTTCTCTTTCACTGCCTCATGACAACCATCTCCATCGTCCATATGGCAATCACTTTTTTCTATAACTTCCCTATCGTAGCCATCTTTCTTTCCTATTATTATTTGAGTACCATCTCCCTCTCCCTTCTTTTTGCGACAACCAGCTCCCTCTTTTTCCTTATGGCAGTCACATTTCTTTTTCACTACCTTATGACAACCATCTCCATCCTCCATATGCCTGTCAATTTCTTCTAAATCCTTATCATAGTTATCTTTCTTTCctgttctttttttagaacCATCTCCCTCTTCCTTCTTTTCATGACAACCATCTCCCTCTTCTTCCTTATGGCAGTCATATTTCTCTTTCACTACCTCATGGCAACCATCTCCATCCTCCATATGGCAGTCACTTTTTTCTATACCTTCCCTATCGTAGCCATCTTTCTTTCCTATTATTATTTGAGAATCATCTCCCTCTTCTTTCTTTTCATGACAACCAACTCCCTCTTCTTCCTTATGGCAGTCATATTTCTCTTTCACTGCCTCATGACAAACATCTCCATCCTCCATATGGCAATCCCTTTTTTCTATATCTTGTTTATCATAGCCATCTTTCTTTTCCATTATGTTCGGAGAACTATCTCCCTCTCCCTTCTCTCCATGACAACCAACTCCCTCTTCTTTCTTATGGCAGTCATATTTCTCTTTCACTGCCTCATGACAACCATCTCCATCCTCCATATGGCAATCACTTTTTTCTATAACTTCCCTATCGTAGCCATCTTTCTTTCCTATTACTATTTGAGTACCATCTCCCTCTCCCTTCTTTTCGCGACAACCAGCTCCCACTTTTTCCTTATGGCAGACATATTTCTCTTTCACTGCCTCATGACAACCATCTCCATCCTCCATATGGCAATCACTTTTTTCTATATCTTCCCGATTGCAGCCATCTTTCtttcttattattatttgagAACCTTCTCCCTTTTCCTTCTCTCCATGACAATCAGCTCCCTCTTTTTCTTTATGGCAGTCCTCCTCTTTCACTACCTCATGACAACCATCTCCATCCTCCATATGGCAATCACTTTTTTCTATATCTTCCCTATCGTAGCTATCTTTCTTTCCTATTATTATTTGAGAACCATCTCCCTCTTCCTTCTCTCCATGACAATCAGCTCCCTCTTTTTCATTATGGCAGTCTTCCTCTTTCACTACCTCATGACAACCATTTCCATCCTCCATATGGCAATCACTTTTTTCTATATCTTCCCTATCGTAGCCATCTTTCTTTCCTATTATTATTTGAGAATCATCTCCTTCTTTCTTTTCATGACAACCAGCTCCCTCTTCTTCCTTATAACGGTCATTTTCTTCTTTCGCTACCTCATGACAACCATCTCCATCCTCCATATGCCTGTCACTTTTCTTTATATCTTCCTTATCATAGCCATATTTCTTTCCTATTATATTTTGAGAACTATCTCCATTTTCCTTCTCTCCATGACAACTATCTCCCTTTCCATTTTTCTCTCCCTCCCGCTTGCCACAATCATCTGTCTTGTCACTCTGCCTATAGCCGTCCTTTTCCTTTCCATTTAGCTTTCTGCCATTGTCGCCATTCTGCTGTTGATTTTCAACATTTTCTGTACTTCTTGGTCTAAATGTAAAGATTATCAACATTCTTTTACCTTTACACAAATGAGGTCATTCTACTGCAAAACATTGCATTTTCATGTTACTTTTGTCCAACTCGAGAATAACCTGTGATATTTTGCACATATGATAACACAGCAATTTCTAAAAAGTCTATCAAGCTAAGAGTGTACATCTATATCACAAGGACATTATAAAACATCAAGAACATAACATAGACTAAATGGGTGACTGTGTCTCCTTAACTATTCATAAAACAAAGATGCTTATTGTGACCATCTCTTTGTACAACTACTGTAAAAATGATTATAGTGAGCTTACCTTATTTACTAAAGTAAAATTAGCAACACATTATTTCAGTTTTAACTGGCTAAATAAGTTAATGGAAAATAGCAGTTACCTTAGTTTGAAGAACGAAGGCAAAAGCACAAATCTTGGCAGAGCAAGCTTGCGTATTGCTTTTAAGGCTTTCCAAAATGCTGGCCAATGGGCAGTTATATAGAAGACTAAAAAAATATAGTATAACACGT
The genomic region above belongs to Watersipora subatra chromosome 1, tzWatSuba1.1, whole genome shotgun sequence and contains:
- the LOC137387480 gene encoding ribosome-binding protein 1-like; translated protein: MLIIFTFRPRSTENVENQQQNGDNGRKLNGKEKDGYRQSDKTDDCGKREGEKNGKGDSCHGEKENGDSSQNIIGKKYGYDKEDIKKSDRHMEDGDGCHEVAKEENDRYKEEEGAGCHEKKEGDDSQIIIGKKDGYDREDIEKSDCHMEDGNGCHEVVKEEDCHNEKEGADCHGEKEEGDGSQIIIGKKDSYDREDIEKSDCHMEDGDGCHEVVKEEDCHKEKEGADCHGEKEKGEGSQIIIRKKDGCNREDIEKSDCHMEDGDGCHEAVKEKYVCHKEKVGAGCREKKGEGDGTQIVIGKKDGYDREVIEKSDCHMEDGDGCHEAVKEKYDCHKKEEGVGCHGEKGEGDSSPNIMEKKDGYDKQDIEKRDCHMEDGDVCHEAVKEKYDCHKEEEGVGCHEKKEEGDDSQIIIGKKDGYDREGIEKSDCHMEDGDGCHEVVKEKYDCHKEEEGDGCHEKKEEGDGSKKRTGKKDNYDKDLEEIDRHMEDGDGCHKVVKKKCDCHKEKEGAGCRKKKGEGDGTQIIIGKKDGYDREVIEKSDCHMDDGDGCHEAVKEKYDCHKKEEGVGCHGEKGEGDSSPNIIGKKDGYDKQDIEKRDCHMEDGDVCHEAVKEKYDCLKEEGVGCHEKKEEGDDSQITIGKKDGYDREDIEKSDCHTEDGNGCHEVVKKKYDCHKKEGDGCHEKKEEGDGSQKRTGKKDNYDKDLEEIDCHVEDGDGCHEAVKEKYDCHKEKEGAGCREKKEEGDDSQIIIGKKDGYDRDDIKKSDRHMEDGDGYHEVAKAKLDCHKKEEGADCHGEKGEGDDSPNIIGKKDGYDREDIEKSDCHMEDGDGCHEVVKEKYDCHKQADKEASSRELNGKKDGCHTKDLKGDDYHEQEKEQDSCRNLNAKKDGYHKQIGRDGCHELEKNEDCHKQDIADITEYCCKKNGKGDICHEPIEKQHSCRKQDVETDEILEFKRAVENATGIFGKKRCRALKFLPTLSTIIEEKVSCEVEGWFLLAIYSSCEICLTMYSNWT